The Kitasatospora setae KM-6054 genome contains a region encoding:
- a CDS encoding DUF1269 domain-containing protein, giving the protein MSNLFAIAYPDVPTAQRVRDELVGLQKQKLVDLEDVVVVERREDGKIKLHQAVSNTGLGAASGALWGGVIGLLFFMPFLGAAIGGATGAAVGASTDTGVDDNFMRQVGEKLEPGKAAVFALVRSATQDKVIPAVAQFGGELIQTSLSHDEEEHLREIAKAANPASTL; this is encoded by the coding sequence GTGAGCAACCTGTTCGCCATCGCCTACCCGGATGTCCCCACCGCGCAGCGGGTCCGTGACGAACTGGTCGGCCTGCAGAAGCAGAAGCTGGTCGACCTGGAGGACGTCGTCGTGGTCGAGCGCCGCGAGGACGGGAAGATCAAGCTGCACCAGGCGGTGTCCAACACCGGCCTGGGCGCGGCCTCCGGCGCGCTCTGGGGCGGGGTGATCGGCCTGCTGTTCTTCATGCCGTTCCTCGGCGCGGCGATCGGCGGCGCGACCGGCGCGGCGGTCGGCGCCTCCACCGACACCGGCGTCGACGACAACTTCATGCGCCAGGTCGGCGAGAAGCTGGAGCCCGGCAAGGCCGCGGTGTTCGCGCTGGTCCGCTCGGCGACCCAGGACAAGGTGATCCCGGCGGTCGCGCAGTTCGGCGGCGAGCTGATCCAGACCTCGCTCAGCCACGACGAGGAGGAGCACCTGCGGGAGATCGCCAAGGCGGCCAACCCCGCGTCCACGCTCTGA
- a CDS encoding penicillin-binding transpeptidase domain-containing protein has product MNKGAKIGVSVVAAAVLVGGGYGAYALVGGGGSGKDEAKKPRTVVAEPPSQELAASGAKAFLEAWAKGDLFAAAKLTDDPDKAQAALQSFQDKVKPSAVHLTVGGPTTAPSPAASKSASAPASGAATASAAASAPAAPTGVLESFKASVEFAETGTPWNYDGVLGVVKMSDGTAAVHWAPSVIHPKLDANETITVKPLYAAPSTVTDRKGKPLGGYPSLTGLLNQLRSAAPQGGDPADAGSGVVITSAADAGAGAGASPSPSGSPAAGGGAKTADEKLFTLKEPKAVPNLKLTLDADLQAAAEQAVAGQGGKPASLVAIEPSSGGILAYAFSPSTGQNRAFSGATAPGSTMKVLTSAALLEAGVTPTTPMPCPETTMVTGKSISNDEPGAHPDYTLTDAFVNSCNTSFIEKGKDVLKPNSLPAIAKDVFGLGLVWRTGLSNFDTDIPVEGNMAGAASEFIGQGKVRANPLGMASVAATVQSGVFRQPILVPGMEQKKAARNLSPEVLGSLQSLMVQTVRSGTAAVVKPALPAGSGAKTGTAEVDSSADANSWFTAYSGNLAVAAEVQGGGHGSAAAGPAVSKVLHVGNK; this is encoded by the coding sequence GTGAACAAGGGCGCGAAGATCGGCGTCTCCGTCGTCGCCGCAGCCGTGCTCGTCGGCGGCGGCTACGGGGCGTACGCCCTGGTCGGGGGCGGCGGGTCCGGCAAGGACGAGGCGAAGAAGCCGCGCACCGTGGTGGCCGAGCCGCCCAGCCAGGAGCTCGCCGCGTCCGGCGCCAAGGCGTTCCTGGAGGCCTGGGCCAAGGGCGACCTGTTCGCGGCCGCCAAGCTCACCGACGACCCGGACAAGGCGCAGGCCGCCCTGCAGTCCTTCCAGGACAAGGTGAAGCCGAGCGCCGTCCACCTCACCGTCGGCGGCCCCACCACCGCGCCCAGCCCGGCCGCGTCCAAGTCCGCGAGCGCGCCCGCCTCCGGCGCGGCCACCGCCTCCGCCGCCGCGAGCGCCCCGGCGGCGCCGACCGGCGTGCTGGAGAGCTTCAAGGCTTCGGTGGAGTTCGCCGAGACCGGCACCCCCTGGAACTACGACGGCGTCCTCGGCGTGGTCAAGATGAGCGACGGCACCGCCGCCGTGCACTGGGCCCCCAGCGTCATCCACCCCAAGCTGGACGCGAACGAGACGATCACGGTCAAGCCGCTGTACGCCGCGCCGTCCACCGTCACCGACCGCAAGGGCAAGCCGCTCGGCGGCTACCCCTCGCTGACCGGCCTGCTCAACCAGCTCCGCTCGGCGGCCCCGCAGGGCGGCGACCCGGCGGACGCCGGCAGCGGCGTGGTGATCACCTCGGCGGCGGACGCCGGCGCCGGCGCCGGCGCCTCGCCCAGCCCGAGCGGCTCCCCGGCGGCCGGCGGCGGTGCCAAGACCGCCGACGAGAAGCTGTTCACCCTCAAGGAGCCCAAGGCCGTCCCGAACCTGAAGCTCACCCTGGACGCCGACCTGCAGGCCGCCGCCGAGCAGGCCGTCGCCGGGCAGGGCGGCAAGCCCGCCTCGCTGGTGGCGATCGAGCCCAGCAGCGGCGGCATCCTGGCGTACGCGTTCTCCCCGTCGACCGGCCAGAACCGGGCCTTCTCCGGTGCGACCGCGCCCGGGTCGACCATGAAGGTGCTGACCTCGGCGGCGCTGCTGGAGGCGGGCGTCACGCCGACCACCCCGATGCCCTGCCCCGAGACCACCATGGTCACCGGCAAGTCGATCTCCAACGACGAGCCCGGCGCGCACCCGGACTACACGCTCACCGACGCGTTCGTGAACTCCTGCAACACCTCCTTCATCGAGAAGGGCAAGGACGTCCTCAAGCCGAACAGCCTGCCGGCGATCGCCAAGGACGTCTTCGGCCTCGGCCTGGTCTGGCGGACCGGCCTGTCCAACTTCGACACCGACATCCCGGTCGAGGGCAACATGGCGGGCGCGGCCAGCGAGTTCATCGGCCAGGGCAAGGTCCGGGCCAACCCGCTGGGCATGGCCTCGGTCGCGGCGACCGTGCAGTCCGGGGTGTTCCGCCAGCCGATCCTGGTGCCCGGCATGGAGCAGAAGAAGGCCGCCCGCAACCTCTCCCCCGAGGTGCTGGGCAGCCTGCAGTCGCTGATGGTGCAGACCGTCCGCTCCGGCACCGCCGCCGTGGTCAAGCCGGCCCTGCCGGCCGGTTCCGGCGCGAAGACCGGCACCGCCGAGGTCGACTCCAGCGCCGACGCGAACTCCTGGTTCACCGCCTACTCCGGCAACCTCGCCGTCGCCGCCGAGGTCCAGGGCGGCGGCCACGGCTCGGCGGCCGCCGGCCCGGCGGTCTCCAAGGTGCTGCACGTCGGCAACAAGTAG
- a CDS encoding APC family permease gives MSTTPLLRRKPVDTLIAEAGGTGAGQLRRSIGLWQLSAIGIGATVGTGIFFVLTTSVPEAGPAVVLSFVIAAVTAGLTALCYAELASAIPVSGSSYSYAYATMGELVAFGVGVCLLMEYGVSASAIAVTWGQYLNQFSDLAFDVHLPAALTAPPGEGGVFNLPAVVLVVLVTVLLIRGVGESAKVNAVMVAIKLAILVLFVAVGLTGFTAGNFTPFAPNGWDGVQTAASTIFFSFIGLDAVSTAGEEVRDPRRTLPLAILISLVVVTVFYLAVAVTAIGAQPWEQFDGQQAGLAQILQNVTGQTWPALVFAGGAIVSIFSITLVVIYGQTRILYAMGRDGLLPPPFTRVSARTGTPVWNTLVVGAAVAVLAAVFPLKLLADMTSMGTLVAFSAVSVGIIVLRRTRPDLPRGFKVPFYPVTPLLSAACCVYLITKLHTDTFVAFAIVLACAAVLYFGYSAKHSRLARTP, from the coding sequence ATGAGCACCACCCCCCTGCTGCGGCGCAAGCCCGTGGACACCCTGATCGCCGAAGCAGGAGGCACCGGCGCCGGGCAGCTGCGCCGCTCCATCGGGCTCTGGCAGCTCTCCGCGATCGGCATCGGCGCCACCGTCGGCACCGGCATCTTCTTCGTCCTCACCACCTCCGTCCCCGAGGCCGGCCCCGCGGTCGTGCTGTCCTTCGTGATCGCCGCCGTCACGGCCGGCCTCACCGCGCTCTGCTACGCCGAACTCGCCTCCGCGATCCCGGTCTCCGGCTCCTCCTACTCGTACGCGTACGCCACCATGGGCGAGCTCGTCGCCTTCGGGGTCGGCGTCTGCCTGCTGATGGAGTACGGCGTCTCCGCCTCGGCGATCGCCGTGACCTGGGGGCAGTACCTCAACCAGTTCTCCGACCTCGCCTTCGACGTCCACCTGCCCGCCGCGCTCACCGCGCCGCCCGGCGAGGGCGGCGTCTTCAACCTGCCCGCGGTGGTGCTGGTGGTGCTGGTCACCGTCCTGCTGATCCGCGGCGTCGGCGAGTCCGCGAAGGTCAACGCCGTGATGGTGGCGATCAAGCTGGCGATCCTGGTGCTCTTCGTCGCCGTCGGCCTGACCGGCTTCACCGCCGGCAACTTCACCCCGTTCGCGCCCAACGGCTGGGACGGCGTGCAGACCGCCGCCTCCACCATCTTCTTCTCGTTCATCGGCCTCGACGCCGTCTCCACCGCCGGCGAGGAGGTCCGCGACCCGCGCCGCACCCTGCCGCTGGCCATCCTGATCTCGCTGGTCGTCGTCACCGTGTTCTACCTCGCCGTCGCCGTCACCGCGATCGGCGCCCAGCCCTGGGAGCAGTTCGACGGCCAGCAGGCCGGCCTCGCCCAGATCCTGCAGAACGTCACCGGCCAGACCTGGCCCGCACTGGTCTTCGCCGGCGGCGCGATCGTCTCGATCTTCTCGATCACCCTGGTGGTGATCTACGGCCAGACCCGGATCCTCTACGCGATGGGCCGCGACGGACTCCTGCCGCCGCCCTTCACCCGGGTCTCCGCCCGCACCGGCACCCCGGTCTGGAACACCCTGGTGGTCGGCGCCGCGGTGGCGGTGCTCGCCGCGGTCTTCCCGCTGAAACTGCTCGCCGACATGACCTCGATGGGCACCTTGGTGGCGTTCAGCGCGGTGTCGGTGGGCATCATCGTGCTGCGCCGGACCCGCCCCGACCTCCCGCGCGGCTTCAAGGTCCCGTTCTACCCCGTGACCCCGCTGCTCAGCGCGGCCTGCTGCGTCTACCTGATCACCAAGCTGCACACCGACACCTTCGTCGCCTTCGCGATCGTGCTGGCCTGCGCGGCCGTCCTCTACTTCGGCTACAGCGCCAAGCACTCCCGGCTGGCCCGCACTCCCTAG
- a CDS encoding MFS transporter, translating to MPERGGRAVRSVSSARSAQRVPRVPPAPSGREPGLLSREHRAATACFTAVMFLAGFAALAVVPVLPTAVADLHGLTLFPLVAGGFVAASLLGGVLGGAWSDRSGARAPLAAATALTVATLLVSAAAGTVWQLAAGRFLDGLAAGAVAVAVNAAIGQAYPERLRARVLALMSTCWVVPSLVGPPLAGAVSALWSWRAVFYGLAALTALPALLLVLVLRRLPRPAAPAERPPRPPLLVAAAVSAGAAVAQYGVSGRDGRHLSAAAAGAAVLVVLAPRLLPAGTWRAVRGLPATVLLRGLGSGTFFTLEAYVPLMLVTERGVDPVVSGLAFTGSALAWAGASWAQGHLLDRVPRHRLVAVGALVLTGAVALAVLGTLPGLPALTAAPAMPLAAVGMGLAAPALTVLSLTHSPAGREGRTSGAMQTNQNLGQLGVLALASAVLNACLALGGGRLDGYRAAFALLLLPAALLAALAARARAD from the coding sequence ATGCCGGAACGGGGAGGCCGAGCGGTGCGGTCAGTGTCATCGGCGCGGTCGGCGCAGCGGGTTCCGCGGGTACCGCCGGCGCCGTCCGGGCGGGAGCCCGGCCTGCTGTCCCGGGAGCACCGGGCGGCCACCGCCTGCTTCACCGCGGTGATGTTCCTGGCCGGGTTCGCCGCCCTCGCGGTGGTGCCGGTCCTGCCGACCGCCGTCGCCGACCTGCACGGGCTGACGCTGTTCCCGCTGGTGGCCGGCGGCTTCGTGGCCGCGAGCCTGCTCGGCGGGGTGCTCGGCGGCGCCTGGTCCGACCGCTCCGGCGCGCGCGCCCCGCTGGCCGCCGCGACCGCCCTCACCGTCGCCACCCTGCTGGTCTCCGCCGCCGCGGGCACGGTCTGGCAGCTGGCCGCCGGGCGCTTCCTGGACGGCCTGGCCGCGGGCGCGGTCGCCGTCGCGGTCAACGCCGCCATCGGGCAGGCGTACCCGGAGCGGCTGCGCGCCCGGGTGCTCGCCCTGATGAGCACCTGCTGGGTCGTCCCCTCGCTGGTCGGGCCGCCGCTCGCCGGGGCGGTCAGCGCGCTCTGGTCCTGGCGCGCCGTGTTCTACGGCCTGGCCGCGCTCACCGCGCTGCCCGCCCTGCTGCTCGTCCTGGTGCTGCGCCGCCTCCCCCGACCCGCCGCGCCCGCCGAACGGCCGCCCCGGCCGCCGCTGCTGGTCGCCGCGGCGGTCAGCGCGGGCGCGGCGGTGGCCCAGTACGGCGTCTCCGGCCGGGACGGGCGGCACCTGTCGGCCGCCGCCGCGGGCGCCGCCGTGCTGGTCGTCCTCGCGCCCCGGCTGCTGCCCGCCGGCACCTGGCGGGCGGTGCGCGGGCTGCCCGCCACCGTGCTGCTGCGCGGCCTGGGCTCGGGCACCTTCTTCACCCTGGAGGCGTACGTCCCGCTGATGCTGGTCACCGAGCGGGGCGTCGACCCGGTGGTCAGCGGGCTGGCGTTCACCGGCTCGGCGCTCGCCTGGGCCGGGGCCTCCTGGGCGCAGGGCCACCTGCTCGACCGGGTGCCCCGGCACCGGCTGGTGGCCGTCGGCGCGCTGGTGCTGACCGGCGCCGTCGCCCTGGCCGTCCTCGGCACCCTGCCCGGGCTGCCCGCGCTGACCGCCGCGCCCGCGATGCCGCTCGCCGCGGTCGGCATGGGCCTGGCCGCCCCCGCGCTGACCGTGCTGTCGCTCACCCACAGCCCGGCCGGGCGCGAGGGGCGCACCAGCGGCGCGATGCAGACCAACCAGAACCTCGGCCAGCTCGGCGTCCTCGCGCTGGCCTCCGCCGTCCTGAACGCCTGCCTGGCCCTCGGCGGCGGCCGACTCGACGGCTACCGGGCCGCGTTCGCGCTGCTCCTGCTCCCCGCCGCGCTGCTCGCCGCGCTCGCCGCCCGGGCCCGCGCCGACTGA
- a CDS encoding penicillin-binding transpeptidase domain-containing protein translates to MLLIVALALQATRVQVFQKKELDHNSANQRATIQRYAQPRGNLLVGGQPVTGSSATGGRYAYQRTYTDGPLYAAVTGYSSQTYGNTQLEGVDDDLLSGTDPRLAGWAVWDAVTRQQQPGGDVVTTIDPAAQRAALRGLGNQKGAVAAIEPATGRILALASTPSYDPGSFAGTSNADQAAWKKLQDDPDQPMLNRALRQIYPPGSTFKVVTAAAALANGVVTDIDAPTGAPYPYVMPGTTTPLNNDTTACDQAGLSLDEAMTLSCNSVMGYLGVQTGLDRMTAMAGNFGFNDARLDTPVRAARSNFDTDMNKSQLALSSIGQYDTAATPLVMAMVAAGAANDGQVMYPQLVDRLTKADGSQVQLMHPSLYHQAFGAGTAQQLRQLMVNVVENGTGRNARIPGAEVGGKTGTAQHGVDNSGTPYAWFIAWARPSGSAAVPPVAVAVVIADSQATDVTGGGLAAPIAKSVMQAVLDK, encoded by the coding sequence ATGCTGCTGATCGTCGCCCTCGCCCTCCAGGCCACCCGGGTCCAGGTGTTCCAGAAGAAGGAGCTCGACCACAACAGCGCCAACCAGCGCGCCACCATCCAGCGCTACGCCCAGCCCCGCGGCAACCTGCTGGTCGGCGGGCAGCCGGTCACCGGCTCCAGCGCGACCGGCGGCCGGTACGCCTACCAGCGCACCTACACCGACGGCCCGCTGTACGCCGCGGTCACCGGCTACTCGTCCCAGACCTACGGCAACACCCAGCTGGAGGGTGTTGACGACGACCTGCTCTCCGGCACCGACCCCCGGCTGGCCGGCTGGGCGGTCTGGGACGCCGTCACCCGGCAGCAGCAGCCCGGCGGCGACGTCGTCACCACCATCGACCCGGCCGCCCAGCGCGCCGCCCTGCGGGGCCTCGGCAACCAGAAGGGCGCCGTCGCCGCGATCGAACCCGCCACCGGCCGGATCCTCGCCCTCGCCTCCACCCCGAGCTACGACCCCGGCAGCTTCGCCGGCACCTCGAACGCCGACCAGGCGGCCTGGAAGAAGCTCCAGGACGACCCCGACCAGCCGATGCTCAACCGGGCGCTGCGGCAGATCTACCCGCCCGGCTCCACCTTCAAGGTGGTCACCGCCGCCGCCGCGCTCGCCAACGGCGTGGTCACCGACATCGACGCCCCCACCGGCGCGCCCTACCCGTACGTGATGCCCGGCACCACCACCCCGCTCAACAACGACACCACCGCCTGCGACCAGGCCGGGCTCTCGCTCGACGAGGCGATGACGCTCTCCTGCAACAGCGTGATGGGCTACCTCGGCGTGCAGACCGGCCTCGACCGGATGACCGCGATGGCCGGGAACTTCGGCTTCAACGACGCCAGGCTCGACACCCCGGTCCGGGCCGCCCGCTCCAACTTCGACACCGACATGAACAAGTCCCAGCTGGCGCTCTCCTCGATCGGCCAGTACGACACCGCCGCCACCCCGCTGGTGATGGCCATGGTCGCCGCAGGGGCCGCCAACGACGGCCAGGTGATGTACCCCCAGCTCGTCGACAGGCTCACCAAGGCCGACGGCAGCCAGGTCCAACTGATGCACCCCAGCCTGTACCACCAGGCGTTCGGCGCCGGAACCGCCCAGCAGCTAAGGCAGTTGATGGTCAACGTGGTCGAGAACGGCACCGGCCGCAACGCCCGGATCCCCGGCGCCGAGGTCGGCGGCAAGACCGGCACCGCCCAGCACGGCGTCGACAACTCCGGCACCCCGTACGCCTGGTTCATCGCCTGGGCCCGCCCGTCCGGCTCCGCCGCCGTCCCGCCGGTCGCGGTCGCCGTCGTGATCGCCGACAGCCAGGCCACCGACGTCACCGGCGGCGGGCTCGCCGCGCCGATCGCGAAGTCCGTCATGCAGGCCGTGCTCGACAAGTGA
- a CDS encoding N,N-dimethylformamidase beta subunit family domain-containing protein — protein sequence MGTTGRRRFLGLAAGAAAGLTACGPGGRPDRPAAPASGTASAEAAAGPSTGSAAAPGPGPSASAAENARPGDPDWRITGAGPAAAIEGWADRVSVLPGESFGLHVSTTAPGYTVTAYRMGWYGGARARKVWRSDPQPGTRQAPFTVDKATRTVSTGWSRTTAVDTTGWPEGCYLLRLDAVGGAGQRYVPLTVRSRSTAGTAVVVNAVTTWQAYNEWGGYNLYNGPTGGLPTRSLQVTFDRPYQYDDGAGLFLVYEAPLIALAEKLGVPLSYTTGIDLAADPGLLHGARAVLSLGHDEYWSPEQRAHVTAARDAGTHLAVLGANCCYRRVRYEPSPTGPDRTVVCWKGAWKDDPGYRAGHPATTDFRSPPGADPESSLLGVRYDGYPVDAPYVVTDAGHWLFAGTGAKNGDSFPHLVGVEYDRVDPSSPTPAGIRILAHSPVVCEGRHSYADSALYTAGSGALVFATGTMRWVESLEATGPAGGSAVHGIDGRAGDFTRAVTANLLRRFAATG from the coding sequence TTGGGCACCACCGGACGCCGCCGTTTCCTCGGGCTGGCCGCGGGTGCCGCGGCGGGCCTCACCGCCTGCGGCCCCGGCGGCCGCCCCGACCGGCCCGCCGCCCCGGCTTCCGGCACCGCGAGTGCCGAGGCCGCCGCCGGCCCTTCCACCGGCTCCGCCGCCGCGCCGGGCCCCGGCCCGTCGGCGAGCGCCGCGGAGAACGCCAGGCCCGGCGACCCGGACTGGCGGATCACCGGCGCCGGGCCCGCCGCGGCGATCGAGGGCTGGGCCGACCGGGTCAGCGTCCTGCCCGGCGAGAGCTTCGGGCTGCACGTGTCCACCACCGCCCCCGGCTACACCGTCACCGCCTACCGGATGGGCTGGTACGGCGGCGCCCGGGCCCGGAAGGTCTGGCGCTCCGACCCGCAACCCGGCACCCGGCAGGCGCCGTTCACCGTCGACAAGGCCACCCGGACGGTCAGCACCGGCTGGTCCCGCACCACCGCCGTGGACACCACCGGCTGGCCCGAGGGCTGCTACCTGCTGCGGCTCGACGCCGTCGGCGGCGCCGGGCAGCGCTACGTCCCGCTGACCGTCCGCTCCCGGAGCACCGCCGGGACGGCCGTCGTGGTCAACGCCGTCACCACCTGGCAGGCGTACAACGAGTGGGGCGGCTACAACCTGTACAACGGCCCCACCGGCGGCCTGCCCACCCGCTCGCTCCAGGTCACCTTCGACCGGCCCTACCAGTACGACGACGGCGCCGGGCTGTTCCTGGTCTACGAGGCCCCGCTGATCGCGCTCGCCGAGAAGCTCGGCGTCCCGCTGTCGTACACCACCGGCATCGACCTCGCCGCCGACCCCGGACTGCTGCACGGCGCCAGGGCGGTCCTCTCGCTCGGCCACGACGAGTACTGGTCGCCCGAGCAGCGGGCCCACGTCACCGCCGCCCGCGACGCCGGGACCCACCTGGCCGTCCTCGGCGCCAACTGCTGCTACCGGCGGGTCCGCTACGAGCCCTCGCCGACCGGGCCCGACCGCACCGTGGTCTGCTGGAAGGGCGCCTGGAAGGACGACCCCGGCTACCGGGCGGGCCACCCCGCCACCACCGACTTCCGCTCCCCGCCCGGCGCCGACCCCGAGTCCTCGCTGCTCGGCGTCCGCTACGACGGCTACCCCGTCGACGCCCCGTACGTCGTCACCGACGCCGGGCACTGGCTGTTCGCCGGCACCGGCGCCAAGAACGGCGACAGCTTCCCGCACCTGGTCGGCGTCGAGTACGACCGGGTCGACCCGTCCTCCCCGACCCCCGCCGGGATCCGGATCCTCGCGCACTCCCCGGTGGTCTGCGAGGGCCGGCACTCGTACGCGGACAGCGCCCTCTACACGGCGGGCAGCGGGGCGCTGGTCTTCGCCACCGGGACCATGCGCTGGGTGGAGTCGCTGGAGGCGACCGGACCGGCGGGCGGCAGCGCGGTCCACGGCATCGACGGCCGGGCGGGGGACTTCACCCGGGCGGTCACCGCGAACCTGCTGCGGAGGTTCGCGGCGACCGGGTAG
- a CDS encoding ABC transporter ATP-binding protein → MRLTGVGKRYGRGGPWILRDVDLALDAGGVIRIEGANGSGKSTLLKVLAGIERADRGTVDAPGSRAYVPERFPPALPFDARDYLRHLGRARGLTAAESLRRADHWLERFGIARHAGTPIGRLSKGTCQKVAVAQALLAEADLLLLDEAWTGLDQAARGELDAAVTERAAAGGLVVFVDHDPGRLAGLTTAGHLVRDGALRPAPLPAAEPDGPRTAVVVRAERLPEHLPGRPAREPRADGTVRLEVAAAHSDALLRRLLHATPAVHVHAVGPATTEGTPS, encoded by the coding sequence GTGCGTCTGACCGGAGTCGGCAAGCGCTACGGGCGCGGCGGCCCGTGGATCCTGCGCGACGTCGACCTGGCCCTGGACGCGGGCGGCGTGATCCGGATCGAGGGCGCCAACGGCAGTGGGAAGTCCACCCTGTTGAAGGTGCTGGCCGGCATCGAGCGCGCCGACCGCGGCACCGTCGACGCCCCCGGCAGCCGCGCCTACGTCCCCGAACGCTTCCCGCCCGCGCTGCCGTTCGACGCCCGCGACTACCTGCGCCACCTCGGCCGGGCCCGCGGCCTCACCGCCGCCGAGAGCCTGCGCCGGGCCGACCACTGGCTGGAGCGCTTCGGCATCGCCCGCCACGCGGGCACCCCGATCGGCCGGCTCTCCAAGGGCACCTGCCAGAAGGTCGCCGTCGCCCAGGCCCTGCTCGCCGAAGCCGACCTGCTGCTGCTGGACGAAGCCTGGACCGGGCTCGACCAGGCCGCCCGCGGCGAACTCGACGCCGCCGTCACCGAACGGGCCGCCGCCGGCGGCCTGGTGGTCTTCGTCGACCACGACCCCGGCCGGCTGGCCGGCCTCACCACCGCCGGACACCTCGTCCGGGACGGCGCCCTGCGCCCCGCCCCGCTCCCCGCCGCCGAGCCGGACGGCCCCCGCACCGCGGTCGTGGTCCGCGCCGAGCGCCTCCCCGAGCACCTCCCCGGCCGCCCCGCGCGCGAACCCCGCGCCGACGGCACCGTCCGGCTGGAGGTGGCGGCCGCGCACTCCGACGCGCTGCTGCGCCGGCTGCTGCACGCGACGCCCGCCGTGCACGTCCACGCGGTCGGACCCGCGACCACCGAAGGGACCCCCTCGTGA
- a CDS encoding FtsW/RodA/SpoVE family cell cycle protein — translation MATDSATRAARVPRARPAGTGRWTELVLVLAAVGLAVFGYVEVGVNIDGKAPPDAAQYGAALGVLALLAHAAVRWRARWADPLLLPIAVLLNGIGLVVIYRLDRNPGSTAAPTQLLWSTLGVGLFIAVLLLLRDHRRLQRYAYVGAFVALVLLVLPVFFPPVYGSRIWITLGPLSFQPGEFAKILLAVFFAAYLAAHRDALALTGRKVLWFQLPLGRVLGPVLLIWAAFVGVLVLETDLGTSLLFFGLFVVMLYVATARTGWIVIGLLLSALAAVGVGWLSPHVHSRVTEWLHPLASIEAGQGANQIAQSLFAFAWGGQLGTGLGLGHSALIGFATKSDFILATVGEELGLTGLFAVLLLYALLVSRGFRTGIALRDPFGRLLAIGLAALVAIQVFVVAGGVLDLIPLTGMTLPFIAQGGSSVVTNWIIVALLVRMSDLARRPAPEENA, via the coding sequence GTGGCGACTGACTCCGCGACCCGGGCGGCCCGGGTGCCCCGCGCGCGCCCGGCCGGGACCGGGCGCTGGACCGAACTGGTGCTGGTGCTGGCCGCCGTGGGCCTCGCGGTCTTCGGCTACGTCGAGGTCGGCGTCAACATCGACGGCAAGGCCCCGCCGGACGCCGCCCAGTACGGCGCCGCGCTCGGCGTGCTCGCCCTGCTCGCGCACGCCGCGGTGCGCTGGCGGGCCAGGTGGGCCGATCCGCTGCTGCTGCCGATCGCGGTGCTGCTCAACGGCATCGGCCTGGTCGTCATCTACCGGCTGGACCGCAACCCCGGCAGCACCGCCGCCCCCACCCAGCTGCTCTGGTCCACCCTCGGCGTCGGCCTGTTCATCGCGGTGCTGCTCCTGCTGCGCGACCACCGCCGGCTCCAGCGCTACGCGTACGTCGGCGCGTTCGTCGCCCTCGTCCTGCTGGTGCTGCCGGTGTTCTTCCCGCCGGTCTACGGCTCGCGGATCTGGATCACGCTGGGCCCGCTGTCCTTCCAGCCCGGCGAGTTCGCCAAGATCCTGCTCGCGGTCTTCTTCGCCGCCTACCTGGCCGCGCACCGCGACGCGCTGGCGCTGACCGGCCGCAAGGTGCTCTGGTTCCAGCTGCCGCTCGGCCGGGTGCTCGGCCCGGTGCTGCTGATCTGGGCCGCGTTCGTCGGCGTGCTGGTGCTGGAGACCGACCTCGGCACCTCGCTGCTGTTCTTCGGCCTGTTCGTGGTGATGCTGTACGTGGCCACCGCCCGCACCGGCTGGATCGTGATCGGCCTGCTGCTGTCCGCGCTGGCCGCCGTCGGCGTCGGCTGGCTCTCCCCGCACGTGCACAGCCGGGTCACCGAGTGGCTGCACCCGCTGGCCTCGATCGAGGCCGGGCAGGGCGCCAACCAGATCGCCCAGTCGCTGTTCGCCTTCGCCTGGGGCGGCCAGCTCGGCACCGGCCTGGGCCTGGGCCACTCCGCGCTGATCGGCTTCGCCACCAAGTCCGACTTCATCCTGGCCACCGTCGGCGAGGAACTCGGCCTGACCGGCCTGTTCGCGGTCCTCCTGCTGTACGCCCTGCTGGTCTCCCGCGGCTTCAGGACCGGCATCGCGCTGCGCGACCCGTTCGGGCGGCTGCTCGCCATCGGCCTGGCCGCGCTGGTCGCCATCCAGGTGTTCGTGGTGGCCGGCGGCGTCCTCGACCTGATCCCGCTGACCGGCATGACGCTGCCGTTCATCGCCCAGGGCGGCTCGTCCGTGGTCACCAACTGGATCATCGTGGCGCTGCTGGTGCGGATGAGCGACCTCGCCCGGCGGCCCGCCCCCGAGGAGAACGCGTGA